One Sphingopyxis macrogoltabida genomic region harbors:
- a CDS encoding AAA family ATPase, whose protein sequence is MRFEGTSAYIATDDLKVAVNAATLLRRPLLVKGEPGTGKTVLAEEIAKAFDAPLITWNIKSTTKAQQGLYEYDAVARLRDGQLGEERVHDIRNYIRKGKLWEAFTSPKLPVLLIDEIDKADIEFPNDLLQELDRMAFHVYETDQTIVAKERPIVVITSNNEKELPDAFLRRCFFHYIKFPDRDTMAEIVEVHFPGIQKTLVSRAMDIFYEVREVPGLKKKPSTSELIDWLKLLLNEDMPLEVLQNRDVGKAIPPLHGALLKNEQDVMLFEKLAFMARRQGG, encoded by the coding sequence ATGCGCTTCGAAGGAACCAGCGCCTATATCGCCACCGACGACCTGAAGGTCGCCGTCAACGCCGCGACCTTGCTGCGCCGCCCTTTGCTCGTGAAAGGCGAACCTGGCACCGGCAAGACCGTGCTCGCCGAGGAAATCGCGAAAGCCTTCGATGCCCCGCTAATCACCTGGAACATCAAGTCGACGACCAAGGCGCAGCAGGGCCTCTACGAATATGACGCGGTCGCGCGCCTGCGCGACGGCCAGCTCGGCGAAGAGCGCGTCCACGACATCCGCAACTATATCCGGAAGGGCAAATTGTGGGAGGCCTTCACCTCGCCCAAGCTGCCCGTGCTGCTGATCGACGAGATCGACAAGGCTGACATCGAATTCCCGAACGACCTGCTCCAGGAACTCGATCGCATGGCCTTCCACGTCTACGAGACCGACCAGACGATCGTCGCCAAGGAACGCCCGATCGTCGTCATCACCTCGAACAACGAAAAGGAACTGCCCGACGCCTTCCTGCGCCGCTGCTTCTTCCACTATATCAAATTCCCCGATCGCGACACGATGGCGGAGATCGTCGAGGTCCATTTCCCCGGCATCCAGAAGACGCTGGTCAGCCGCGCGATGGACATCTTCTACGAAGTCCGCGAAGTTCCGGGGCTCAAGAAGAAACCCTCGACCAGCGAGCTGATCGACTGGCTGAAGCTGCTCCTCAACGAGGACATGCCGCTCGAAGTGCTACAGAACCGAGACGTCGGCAAAGCGATCCCGCCGCTCCACGGCGCGCTGCTCAAGAACGAGCAGGATGTGATGTTGTTCGAAAAGCTCGCCTTCATGGCGCGGCGGCAGGGCGGCTAA
- a CDS encoding DUF6975 family protein gives MSQSTQPKLPPRDVAEMLDSLVASEGTGAHPHVRSGALSSGPDAMRNLADAVHFLCLLHGRYPGVIDHAARKAVDPASRQWMDEAADAFAQERAFLSKIAAAVGPVPSTQGQAQSESAVSAQCKALDMLAESDRHGCAVGAAIALTLDWRTIRVLLDISAQRLDMNSPRCTLPDLRDTARLAATIADSPAVERAMVFGAQQLITQHSGLWDLLAARAASRHDA, from the coding sequence TTGAGCCAGTCGACCCAGCCCAAGCTGCCGCCACGCGATGTCGCCGAAATGCTCGATTCGCTCGTCGCGAGCGAGGGCACCGGTGCGCATCCGCATGTCCGCTCGGGCGCGCTGTCGAGCGGCCCGGACGCGATGCGAAACCTCGCCGACGCCGTCCATTTCCTCTGCCTCCTCCACGGCCGCTATCCCGGCGTCATCGATCACGCCGCGCGCAAGGCGGTCGACCCTGCCTCGCGCCAGTGGATGGACGAAGCCGCCGATGCCTTCGCACAGGAACGTGCCTTCCTGTCGAAGATCGCCGCCGCCGTCGGCCCGGTGCCGAGCACGCAGGGACAGGCACAGAGCGAGTCCGCGGTCAGCGCGCAGTGCAAGGCGCTCGACATGCTCGCTGAATCCGACCGGCACGGCTGCGCGGTGGGCGCCGCGATCGCGCTGACGCTCGACTGGCGGACGATCCGCGTCCTGCTCGACATCAGCGCGCAGCGGCTCGACATGAACTCGCCGCGCTGCACCCTGCCCGACCTGCGCGACACCGCCCGGCTCGCCGCGACGATCGCCGACAGCCCCGCGGTCGAGCGCGCCATGGTTTTCGGCGCCCAGCAACTGATTACCCAGCATAGCGGCCTCTGGGACCTGCTCGCCGCCCGCGCCGCCAGCCGGCACGACGCCTGA